The following are encoded in a window of Thermoproteota archaeon genomic DNA:
- a CDS encoding aminotransferase class I/II-fold pyridoxal phosphate-dependent enzyme: MEEITLEMIRLLKKRTEIAKEIGQVKKSLGISVTDESREGDLRKKVLSLSKELQLDEKLASKYLNFLLNESVRVQSTDKQTHLSIFLKAKEMEEKGEKIIHMEVGEPDFMPPKIVKNALDEVYDKGFVKYGQAQGMPEFRKEIAQKNSREFNQSITLDNVLVSPGARFSIFLAISTLLNPGDELIVLEPAWPAYKDCALNAGVKVRTIKTTLENNWEPSIKQIEDAINSNTKMIVLNYPNNPTGKILPTKIQDQIIQIAKKNNLYVLSDEIYSEYSFKEWKSVLEYNYEKSIVTQSFSKSHAMTGFRIGYTIASKGIIEQMSRLQALSLTNVSEPMQYVALRSLNEDTSENSRIIKSRIMALSKKSKELGLEFVEPDGAMYVFARVKKDGFDGIKFANELLELGLAVAPGQGFGDYKDFIRLSACRDEKTLMEGMDILDHRLRGKI, encoded by the coding sequence ATGGAAGAGATTACTCTAGAAATGATTAGACTTCTAAAGAAGAGAACCGAAATTGCAAAAGAAATTGGCCAAGTCAAGAAAAGCTTAGGAATTAGCGTCACAGACGAGAGTAGAGAAGGAGATCTAAGGAAAAAAGTACTTTCACTATCTAAAGAATTACAATTAGATGAAAAATTAGCATCAAAGTATCTGAATTTCTTATTAAATGAATCAGTAAGAGTGCAGTCAACTGACAAACAAACGCATCTATCGATATTTCTAAAAGCAAAAGAGATGGAAGAAAAAGGAGAAAAAATTATCCATATGGAAGTTGGTGAACCAGATTTTATGCCACCAAAAATTGTTAAAAATGCATTAGACGAAGTGTACGACAAGGGATTTGTAAAATATGGACAGGCACAAGGAATGCCAGAGTTTAGAAAAGAGATTGCTCAGAAAAATTCCAGAGAATTCAACCAATCTATAACTTTAGATAATGTTTTAGTCAGTCCAGGTGCACGATTTTCTATTTTTCTTGCAATCAGTACATTACTGAATCCAGGAGATGAGTTAATTGTGTTGGAACCTGCATGGCCAGCATACAAAGATTGTGCCCTAAATGCTGGGGTAAAGGTTAGAACTATCAAAACAACGTTAGAAAACAATTGGGAGCCATCAATCAAACAGATTGAAGACGCAATAAATTCAAACACAAAAATGATTGTGCTAAATTATCCAAACAACCCAACTGGAAAAATTCTTCCAACCAAGATTCAGGATCAAATTATTCAAATTGCAAAGAAAAATAATTTGTATGTTCTTAGCGATGAAATTTACTCAGAATATTCATTCAAAGAATGGAAAAGTGTTTTAGAGTATAACTATGAAAAAAGTATCGTAACCCAATCATTCTCAAAATCTCATGCTATGACAGGTTTTCGAATAGGATATACAATTGCTAGTAAAGGAATCATTGAGCAAATGTCACGACTTCAGGCTTTATCCCTTACAAATGTCTCAGAGCCCATGCAGTATGTAGCCTTACGCTCACTCAACGAGGATACCAGTGAGAACTCAAGAATTATCAAATCGCGTATTATGGCTTTGAGTAAAAAATCCAAAGAATTAGGGTTAGAGTTTGTAGAGCCAGATGGTGCGATGTATGTATTTGCCAGGGTAAAAAAAGATGGTTTTGATGGAATTAAATTTGCCAATGAATTACTAGAATTAGGTCTAGCAGTAGCTCCAGGACAAGGTTTTGGAGATTATAAGGACTTCATTAGACTTTCTGCTTGTAGAGACGAAAAGACACTAATGGAAGGCATGGATATACTCGATCATAGACTAAGAGGAAAAATATGA
- a CDS encoding chorismate synthase, with product MSGSSIGKRLVLTSFGESHGKCIGAVLDGCPAGLELEEKDIQKMLDYRRPGQSIITTQRKEGDQVEIISGVFRGYTTGAPITMIIWNKDQNSKDYENLVTKLRPGHSDYPAMIKYKKFNDHRGGGRFSGRLTATHVMGGAIARKLLKVSLGVETNSFTVQIGKIKTDKEITSKMLRSIYSNDVRCPDEKIAKKMKNSILEARKKGDSLGGIIESITTNLPVGIGEPIFSSLESEISKAVFSIPSVKGVEFGSGFEGATSFGSKNNDLYTIKRGKIVTKTNNSGGILGGLSNGMPIVLRIAFKPASSISMKQSTVDIKSKKPATLQVKGRHDPCVVPRAPPVVDSLVALTIADHALQGGFIKPIL from the coding sequence TTGTCTGGTAGCTCAATTGGAAAGAGGTTAGTTCTAACAAGTTTTGGTGAAAGTCATGGTAAATGTATTGGTGCAGTTTTAGACGGATGTCCAGCAGGTTTGGAGCTAGAAGAAAAGGACATTCAGAAAATGTTAGATTACAGACGGCCAGGACAATCAATAATCACTACACAAAGAAAAGAAGGAGATCAAGTGGAAATTATTTCAGGAGTTTTCAGAGGATACACTACAGGTGCACCAATTACAATGATAATTTGGAATAAAGATCAGAATTCAAAAGATTATGAAAATCTAGTTACAAAATTACGTCCAGGTCATTCGGATTATCCAGCTATGATCAAATACAAAAAGTTCAATGATCATCGAGGAGGAGGAAGATTTTCTGGAAGATTGACTGCAACGCATGTGATGGGCGGAGCAATTGCACGAAAGCTTCTAAAAGTTTCACTCGGAGTTGAAACAAATTCTTTTACAGTGCAAATTGGGAAGATAAAAACCGATAAAGAAATCACATCAAAGATGTTACGTTCGATTTATTCAAATGATGTCAGATGTCCTGATGAAAAGATTGCTAAAAAAATGAAGAATTCAATTTTGGAAGCAAGAAAGAAAGGAGATTCATTAGGAGGAATAATAGAATCAATTACCACTAACCTTCCAGTTGGAATCGGAGAACCAATCTTTAGCTCATTAGAATCAGAAATCAGCAAGGCAGTGTTTTCAATTCCATCAGTAAAGGGTGTTGAATTTGGTTCAGGATTTGAAGGAGCAACCAGTTTTGGTTCAAAAAATAATGATCTTTACACTATCAAAAGAGGTAAAATAGTTACAAAAACTAACAACTCTGGAGGAATTTTAGGAGGATTGTCAAATGGAATGCCAATTGTTCTAAGAATTGCTTTCAAACCAGCATCATCAATTTCCATGAAACAATCTACAGTAGATATCAAATCAAAGAAACCTGCTACATTGCAAGTTAAGGGAAGACATGATCCATGTGTTGTACCACGGGCGCCACCAGTTGTGGATTCTTTAGTTGCATTAACCATTGCAGATCATGCGTTACAAGGCGGTTTCATCAAACCAATTCTATAG